A window from Vigna angularis cultivar LongXiaoDou No.4 chromosome 7, ASM1680809v1, whole genome shotgun sequence encodes these proteins:
- the LOC108338008 gene encoding exocyst complex component EXO70B1-like isoform X2 translates to MAEETKGNWSWWKMLIYIVFSFIICLAVLFTPARSSSTSLRLEAHLAFLVLIITSVYSFFFDNVVKGKPDAYSLISCAAFATMSLGLSNLTQFGFQIDLLYFFCGGLTVQLMKIKLWLVTVGGGFTYSLLQLRHYPSYTQGENLQLLNQNHVIIQVDDSGRISSSSPVIMEQQANADVGSTLGTSPEDGDLIQSNSTSENGSVDDGLFVQQQFINCIKEFEKENQMLVPMVCSHVEKYLKAVFDSNDKDKDQIQMLEVPVPDVNLVMDALPFEIISRLKEIVKLIVEGGFTEECSDIYSKWRKEFAEQCRRALGLQFQTPKDEDVEKWLKTCKATSKILFPNERRLCDYLFSGFSVAADAFFDKVCKELTIGLVSFADTTVTTGNLPNLLFNIVPKMSEPLVELTREFISPILFGKFSFVNDIQDVRRRLTVLNKLRKLTYPNNVQAPVTDGGLHLITKKAMDHIHTMFKGKIKQKFGQAYRFVNSSFWVVIGRMIELLESELEAKSKDFYADPALSSVFMINNLSYIEQKTHDLQFDDDWFRTNTAKVEENYNLYLRSSWNKMVDFLKVETNELAEADVVAELMKEKLNLFNLHFEETCTIQSTWTVSDKRLKERIVKSIEEILLPEYGKFCDRFRVVFGNQAYHYIKFGFLDIQNCLSHLFLLDDEMTLEDKKTV, encoded by the exons ATGGCTGAAGAGACCAAAG GAAACTGGAGCTGGTGGAAGAtgcttatttatattgttttcagTTTCATCATTTGCCTAGCCGTCTTGTTCACACCTGCAAGGTCGAGCTCCACCTCTCTCCGGTTGGAAGCTCATTTGGCATTTTTGGTTCTAATAATCACTTCTgtttattcctttttcttcgATAACGTGGTGAAGGGTAAACCTGATGCATACAGTCTCATCTCTTGTGCTGCTTTTGCTACCATGTCGCTTGGCTTGTCAAATCTCACTCAATTTGGATTCCAGATCGATCTGCTATATTTCTTCTGCGGAGGTTTAACAGTACAGCTCATGAAGATCAAATTGTGGTTAGTCACTGTTGGAGGTGGTTTCACTTATTCCCTCCTCCAGCTTCGTCACTATCCGAGCTACACACAAGGGGAGAATCTTCAGCTCCTGAACCAAAATCATGTGATCATTCAAGTCGATGATTCAGGAAGAATTAGTAGTAGCAGTCCTGTTATCATGGAACAACAAGCTAATGCTGATGTCGGTAGTACTCTAGGCACCTCACCAGAAGATGGGGATCTTATTCAAAGCAATTCAACTTCAGAAAATGGAAGCGTTGATGATGGTCTTTTCGTCCAACAACAGTTCATCAACTGTATAAAGGAGTTTGAAAAGGAGAATCAGATGCTTGTTCCCATGGTTTGTAGTCACGTGGAGAAATACCTTAAAGCCGTGTTTGACTCCAACGACAAAGACAAGGACCAGATTCAAATGTTGGAAGTACCGGTTCCAGACGTCAACTTGGTGATGGATGCACTTCCATTTGAAATTATAAGCCGCCTTAAAGAAATCGTGAAGCTGATTGTGGAAGGAGGTTTTACGGAGGAATGCAGCGACATTTACAGCAAATGGCGAAAGGAGTTTGCAGAACAGTGTCGGCGGGCACTTGGGTTGCAATTTCAGACGCCCAAGGATGAGGACGTTGAGAAGTGGTTAAAAACGTGTAAGGCAACTTCGAAGATACTGTTTCCCAATGAAAGGAGACTCTGCGATTACCTCTTTTCAGGGTTCTCTGTCGCTGCGGATGCCTTCTTCGACAAGGTTTGCAAGGAACTGACGATTGGACTAGTGAGTTTTGCCGATACCACCGTGACAACTGGGAATTTGCCGAATCTTCTGTTCAACATTGTCCCTAAAATGTCGGAGCCATTGGTCGAGTTGACACGGGAGTTCATCTCACCGATTTTGTTTGGCAAATTCTCGTTTGTAAATGATATTCAAGACGTTCGGCGAAGATTGACTGTGCTAAACAAGTTGAGGAAACTTACTTATCCCAATAATGTGCAGGCACCTGTTACTGATGGAGGGCTTCATCTGATTACTAAGAAAGCAATGGACCACATCCATACAATGTTTAAAGGTAAGATAAAGCAAAAGTTTGGCCAAGCTTACCGCTTCGTAAATTCTTCATTTTGGGTGGTGATAGGAAGGATGATTGAGTTGTTAGAGAGCGAATTGGAAGCCAAGTCTAAAGACTTCTACGCTGACCCCGCCCTGAGCTCTGTTTTTATGATCAATAATCTCAGCTACATAGAACAAAAGACGCATGATTTGCAATTCGACGATGATTGGTTTCGAACAAACACAGCAAAGGTGGAAGAAAACTACAACCTGTATCTAAGAAGTTCGTGGAATAAGATGGTGGACTTTTTGAAGGTTGAGACGAATGAGTTGGCGGAGGCTGATGTGGTAGCGGAGTTAATGAAAGAAAAGCTCAATTTGTTCAACCTGCACTTTGAGGAGACATGCACAATTCAATCTACATGGACTGTCTCTGATAAGCGACTGAAGGAACGAATAGTAAAGTCCATAGAGGAGATTTTGTTACCAGAATATGGAAAGTTTTGTGACAGGTTTCGAGTTGTTTTTGGTAATCAAGCTTATCACTATATTAAGTTTGGATTTCTAGACATTCAAAATTGTCTCAGCCATTTGTTTCTTCTAGATGATGAGATGACTCTCGAAGACAAGAAAACTGTATGA
- the LOC108338008 gene encoding exocyst complex component EXO70B1-like isoform X4, giving the protein MQTLIMLNQILRWLKRPKIDLLYFFCGGLTVQLMKIKLWLVTVGGGFTYSLLQLRHYPSYTQGENLQLLNQNHVIIQVDDSGRISSSSPVIMEQQANADVGSTLGTSPEDGDLIQSNSTSENGSVDDGLFVQQQFINCIKEFEKENQMLVPMVCSHVEKYLKAVFDSNDKDKDQIQMLEVPVPDVNLVMDALPFEIISRLKEIVKLIVEGGFTEECSDIYSKWRKEFAEQCRRALGLQFQTPKDEDVEKWLKTCKATSKILFPNERRLCDYLFSGFSVAADAFFDKVCKELTIGLVSFADTTVTTGNLPNLLFNIVPKMSEPLVELTREFISPILFGKFSFVNDIQDVRRRLTVLNKLRKLTYPNNVQAPVTDGGLHLITKKAMDHIHTMFKGKIKQKFGQAYRFVNSSFWVVIGRMIELLESELEAKSKDFYADPALSSVFMINNLSYIEQKTHDLQFDDDWFRTNTAKVEENYNLYLRSSWNKMVDFLKVETNELAEADVVAELMKEKLNLFNLHFEETCTIQSTWTVSDKRLKERIVKSIEEILLPEYGKFCDRFRVVFGNQAYHYIKFGFLDIQNCLSHLFLLDDEMTLEDKKTV; this is encoded by the exons ATGCAAACCTTGATCATGCTCAACCAAATTCTAAGATGGCTGAAGAGACCAAAG ATCGATCTGCTATATTTCTTCTGCGGAGGTTTAACAGTACAGCTCATGAAGATCAAATTGTGGTTAGTCACTGTTGGAGGTGGTTTCACTTATTCCCTCCTCCAGCTTCGTCACTATCCGAGCTACACACAAGGGGAGAATCTTCAGCTCCTGAACCAAAATCATGTGATCATTCAAGTCGATGATTCAGGAAGAATTAGTAGTAGCAGTCCTGTTATCATGGAACAACAAGCTAATGCTGATGTCGGTAGTACTCTAGGCACCTCACCAGAAGATGGGGATCTTATTCAAAGCAATTCAACTTCAGAAAATGGAAGCGTTGATGATGGTCTTTTCGTCCAACAACAGTTCATCAACTGTATAAAGGAGTTTGAAAAGGAGAATCAGATGCTTGTTCCCATGGTTTGTAGTCACGTGGAGAAATACCTTAAAGCCGTGTTTGACTCCAACGACAAAGACAAGGACCAGATTCAAATGTTGGAAGTACCGGTTCCAGACGTCAACTTGGTGATGGATGCACTTCCATTTGAAATTATAAGCCGCCTTAAAGAAATCGTGAAGCTGATTGTGGAAGGAGGTTTTACGGAGGAATGCAGCGACATTTACAGCAAATGGCGAAAGGAGTTTGCAGAACAGTGTCGGCGGGCACTTGGGTTGCAATTTCAGACGCCCAAGGATGAGGACGTTGAGAAGTGGTTAAAAACGTGTAAGGCAACTTCGAAGATACTGTTTCCCAATGAAAGGAGACTCTGCGATTACCTCTTTTCAGGGTTCTCTGTCGCTGCGGATGCCTTCTTCGACAAGGTTTGCAAGGAACTGACGATTGGACTAGTGAGTTTTGCCGATACCACCGTGACAACTGGGAATTTGCCGAATCTTCTGTTCAACATTGTCCCTAAAATGTCGGAGCCATTGGTCGAGTTGACACGGGAGTTCATCTCACCGATTTTGTTTGGCAAATTCTCGTTTGTAAATGATATTCAAGACGTTCGGCGAAGATTGACTGTGCTAAACAAGTTGAGGAAACTTACTTATCCCAATAATGTGCAGGCACCTGTTACTGATGGAGGGCTTCATCTGATTACTAAGAAAGCAATGGACCACATCCATACAATGTTTAAAGGTAAGATAAAGCAAAAGTTTGGCCAAGCTTACCGCTTCGTAAATTCTTCATTTTGGGTGGTGATAGGAAGGATGATTGAGTTGTTAGAGAGCGAATTGGAAGCCAAGTCTAAAGACTTCTACGCTGACCCCGCCCTGAGCTCTGTTTTTATGATCAATAATCTCAGCTACATAGAACAAAAGACGCATGATTTGCAATTCGACGATGATTGGTTTCGAACAAACACAGCAAAGGTGGAAGAAAACTACAACCTGTATCTAAGAAGTTCGTGGAATAAGATGGTGGACTTTTTGAAGGTTGAGACGAATGAGTTGGCGGAGGCTGATGTGGTAGCGGAGTTAATGAAAGAAAAGCTCAATTTGTTCAACCTGCACTTTGAGGAGACATGCACAATTCAATCTACATGGACTGTCTCTGATAAGCGACTGAAGGAACGAATAGTAAAGTCCATAGAGGAGATTTTGTTACCAGAATATGGAAAGTTTTGTGACAGGTTTCGAGTTGTTTTTGGTAATCAAGCTTATCACTATATTAAGTTTGGATTTCTAGACATTCAAAATTGTCTCAGCCATTTGTTTCTTCTAGATGATGAGATGACTCTCGAAGACAAGAAAACTGTATGA
- the LOC108338008 gene encoding exocyst complex component EXO70B1-like isoform X3, whose amino-acid sequence MQTLIMLNQILRWLKRPKGKPDAYSLISCAAFATMSLGLSNLTQFGFQIDLLYFFCGGLTVQLMKIKLWLVTVGGGFTYSLLQLRHYPSYTQGENLQLLNQNHVIIQVDDSGRISSSSPVIMEQQANADVGSTLGTSPEDGDLIQSNSTSENGSVDDGLFVQQQFINCIKEFEKENQMLVPMVCSHVEKYLKAVFDSNDKDKDQIQMLEVPVPDVNLVMDALPFEIISRLKEIVKLIVEGGFTEECSDIYSKWRKEFAEQCRRALGLQFQTPKDEDVEKWLKTCKATSKILFPNERRLCDYLFSGFSVAADAFFDKVCKELTIGLVSFADTTVTTGNLPNLLFNIVPKMSEPLVELTREFISPILFGKFSFVNDIQDVRRRLTVLNKLRKLTYPNNVQAPVTDGGLHLITKKAMDHIHTMFKGKIKQKFGQAYRFVNSSFWVVIGRMIELLESELEAKSKDFYADPALSSVFMINNLSYIEQKTHDLQFDDDWFRTNTAKVEENYNLYLRSSWNKMVDFLKVETNELAEADVVAELMKEKLNLFNLHFEETCTIQSTWTVSDKRLKERIVKSIEEILLPEYGKFCDRFRVVFGNQAYHYIKFGFLDIQNCLSHLFLLDDEMTLEDKKTV is encoded by the exons ATGCAAACCTTGATCATGCTCAACCAAATTCTAAGATGGCTGAAGAGACCAAAG GGTAAACCTGATGCATACAGTCTCATCTCTTGTGCTGCTTTTGCTACCATGTCGCTTGGCTTGTCAAATCTCACTCAATTTGGATTCCAGATCGATCTGCTATATTTCTTCTGCGGAGGTTTAACAGTACAGCTCATGAAGATCAAATTGTGGTTAGTCACTGTTGGAGGTGGTTTCACTTATTCCCTCCTCCAGCTTCGTCACTATCCGAGCTACACACAAGGGGAGAATCTTCAGCTCCTGAACCAAAATCATGTGATCATTCAAGTCGATGATTCAGGAAGAATTAGTAGTAGCAGTCCTGTTATCATGGAACAACAAGCTAATGCTGATGTCGGTAGTACTCTAGGCACCTCACCAGAAGATGGGGATCTTATTCAAAGCAATTCAACTTCAGAAAATGGAAGCGTTGATGATGGTCTTTTCGTCCAACAACAGTTCATCAACTGTATAAAGGAGTTTGAAAAGGAGAATCAGATGCTTGTTCCCATGGTTTGTAGTCACGTGGAGAAATACCTTAAAGCCGTGTTTGACTCCAACGACAAAGACAAGGACCAGATTCAAATGTTGGAAGTACCGGTTCCAGACGTCAACTTGGTGATGGATGCACTTCCATTTGAAATTATAAGCCGCCTTAAAGAAATCGTGAAGCTGATTGTGGAAGGAGGTTTTACGGAGGAATGCAGCGACATTTACAGCAAATGGCGAAAGGAGTTTGCAGAACAGTGTCGGCGGGCACTTGGGTTGCAATTTCAGACGCCCAAGGATGAGGACGTTGAGAAGTGGTTAAAAACGTGTAAGGCAACTTCGAAGATACTGTTTCCCAATGAAAGGAGACTCTGCGATTACCTCTTTTCAGGGTTCTCTGTCGCTGCGGATGCCTTCTTCGACAAGGTTTGCAAGGAACTGACGATTGGACTAGTGAGTTTTGCCGATACCACCGTGACAACTGGGAATTTGCCGAATCTTCTGTTCAACATTGTCCCTAAAATGTCGGAGCCATTGGTCGAGTTGACACGGGAGTTCATCTCACCGATTTTGTTTGGCAAATTCTCGTTTGTAAATGATATTCAAGACGTTCGGCGAAGATTGACTGTGCTAAACAAGTTGAGGAAACTTACTTATCCCAATAATGTGCAGGCACCTGTTACTGATGGAGGGCTTCATCTGATTACTAAGAAAGCAATGGACCACATCCATACAATGTTTAAAGGTAAGATAAAGCAAAAGTTTGGCCAAGCTTACCGCTTCGTAAATTCTTCATTTTGGGTGGTGATAGGAAGGATGATTGAGTTGTTAGAGAGCGAATTGGAAGCCAAGTCTAAAGACTTCTACGCTGACCCCGCCCTGAGCTCTGTTTTTATGATCAATAATCTCAGCTACATAGAACAAAAGACGCATGATTTGCAATTCGACGATGATTGGTTTCGAACAAACACAGCAAAGGTGGAAGAAAACTACAACCTGTATCTAAGAAGTTCGTGGAATAAGATGGTGGACTTTTTGAAGGTTGAGACGAATGAGTTGGCGGAGGCTGATGTGGTAGCGGAGTTAATGAAAGAAAAGCTCAATTTGTTCAACCTGCACTTTGAGGAGACATGCACAATTCAATCTACATGGACTGTCTCTGATAAGCGACTGAAGGAACGAATAGTAAAGTCCATAGAGGAGATTTTGTTACCAGAATATGGAAAGTTTTGTGACAGGTTTCGAGTTGTTTTTGGTAATCAAGCTTATCACTATATTAAGTTTGGATTTCTAGACATTCAAAATTGTCTCAGCCATTTGTTTCTTCTAGATGATGAGATGACTCTCGAAGACAAGAAAACTGTATGA
- the LOC108338008 gene encoding exocyst complex component EXO70B1-like isoform X5, translating into MSLGLSNLTQFGFQIDLLYFFCGGLTVQLMKIKLWLVTVGGGFTYSLLQLRHYPSYTQGENLQLLNQNHVIIQVDDSGRISSSSPVIMEQQANADVGSTLGTSPEDGDLIQSNSTSENGSVDDGLFVQQQFINCIKEFEKENQMLVPMVCSHVEKYLKAVFDSNDKDKDQIQMLEVPVPDVNLVMDALPFEIISRLKEIVKLIVEGGFTEECSDIYSKWRKEFAEQCRRALGLQFQTPKDEDVEKWLKTCKATSKILFPNERRLCDYLFSGFSVAADAFFDKVCKELTIGLVSFADTTVTTGNLPNLLFNIVPKMSEPLVELTREFISPILFGKFSFVNDIQDVRRRLTVLNKLRKLTYPNNVQAPVTDGGLHLITKKAMDHIHTMFKGKIKQKFGQAYRFVNSSFWVVIGRMIELLESELEAKSKDFYADPALSSVFMINNLSYIEQKTHDLQFDDDWFRTNTAKVEENYNLYLRSSWNKMVDFLKVETNELAEADVVAELMKEKLNLFNLHFEETCTIQSTWTVSDKRLKERIVKSIEEILLPEYGKFCDRFRVVFGNQAYHYIKFGFLDIQNCLSHLFLLDDEMTLEDKKTV; encoded by the coding sequence ATGTCGCTTGGCTTGTCAAATCTCACTCAATTTGGATTCCAGATCGATCTGCTATATTTCTTCTGCGGAGGTTTAACAGTACAGCTCATGAAGATCAAATTGTGGTTAGTCACTGTTGGAGGTGGTTTCACTTATTCCCTCCTCCAGCTTCGTCACTATCCGAGCTACACACAAGGGGAGAATCTTCAGCTCCTGAACCAAAATCATGTGATCATTCAAGTCGATGATTCAGGAAGAATTAGTAGTAGCAGTCCTGTTATCATGGAACAACAAGCTAATGCTGATGTCGGTAGTACTCTAGGCACCTCACCAGAAGATGGGGATCTTATTCAAAGCAATTCAACTTCAGAAAATGGAAGCGTTGATGATGGTCTTTTCGTCCAACAACAGTTCATCAACTGTATAAAGGAGTTTGAAAAGGAGAATCAGATGCTTGTTCCCATGGTTTGTAGTCACGTGGAGAAATACCTTAAAGCCGTGTTTGACTCCAACGACAAAGACAAGGACCAGATTCAAATGTTGGAAGTACCGGTTCCAGACGTCAACTTGGTGATGGATGCACTTCCATTTGAAATTATAAGCCGCCTTAAAGAAATCGTGAAGCTGATTGTGGAAGGAGGTTTTACGGAGGAATGCAGCGACATTTACAGCAAATGGCGAAAGGAGTTTGCAGAACAGTGTCGGCGGGCACTTGGGTTGCAATTTCAGACGCCCAAGGATGAGGACGTTGAGAAGTGGTTAAAAACGTGTAAGGCAACTTCGAAGATACTGTTTCCCAATGAAAGGAGACTCTGCGATTACCTCTTTTCAGGGTTCTCTGTCGCTGCGGATGCCTTCTTCGACAAGGTTTGCAAGGAACTGACGATTGGACTAGTGAGTTTTGCCGATACCACCGTGACAACTGGGAATTTGCCGAATCTTCTGTTCAACATTGTCCCTAAAATGTCGGAGCCATTGGTCGAGTTGACACGGGAGTTCATCTCACCGATTTTGTTTGGCAAATTCTCGTTTGTAAATGATATTCAAGACGTTCGGCGAAGATTGACTGTGCTAAACAAGTTGAGGAAACTTACTTATCCCAATAATGTGCAGGCACCTGTTACTGATGGAGGGCTTCATCTGATTACTAAGAAAGCAATGGACCACATCCATACAATGTTTAAAGGTAAGATAAAGCAAAAGTTTGGCCAAGCTTACCGCTTCGTAAATTCTTCATTTTGGGTGGTGATAGGAAGGATGATTGAGTTGTTAGAGAGCGAATTGGAAGCCAAGTCTAAAGACTTCTACGCTGACCCCGCCCTGAGCTCTGTTTTTATGATCAATAATCTCAGCTACATAGAACAAAAGACGCATGATTTGCAATTCGACGATGATTGGTTTCGAACAAACACAGCAAAGGTGGAAGAAAACTACAACCTGTATCTAAGAAGTTCGTGGAATAAGATGGTGGACTTTTTGAAGGTTGAGACGAATGAGTTGGCGGAGGCTGATGTGGTAGCGGAGTTAATGAAAGAAAAGCTCAATTTGTTCAACCTGCACTTTGAGGAGACATGCACAATTCAATCTACATGGACTGTCTCTGATAAGCGACTGAAGGAACGAATAGTAAAGTCCATAGAGGAGATTTTGTTACCAGAATATGGAAAGTTTTGTGACAGGTTTCGAGTTGTTTTTGGTAATCAAGCTTATCACTATATTAAGTTTGGATTTCTAGACATTCAAAATTGTCTCAGCCATTTGTTTCTTCTAGATGATGAGATGACTCTCGAAGACAAGAAAACTGTATGA
- the LOC108338008 gene encoding exocyst complex component EXO70B1-like isoform X1 → MQTLIMLNQILRWLKRPKVLRLVCLASSVVGLLCYALSSSFKYLLGNWSWWKMLIYIVFSFIICLAVLFTPARSSSTSLRLEAHLAFLVLIITSVYSFFFDNVVKGKPDAYSLISCAAFATMSLGLSNLTQFGFQIDLLYFFCGGLTVQLMKIKLWLVTVGGGFTYSLLQLRHYPSYTQGENLQLLNQNHVIIQVDDSGRISSSSPVIMEQQANADVGSTLGTSPEDGDLIQSNSTSENGSVDDGLFVQQQFINCIKEFEKENQMLVPMVCSHVEKYLKAVFDSNDKDKDQIQMLEVPVPDVNLVMDALPFEIISRLKEIVKLIVEGGFTEECSDIYSKWRKEFAEQCRRALGLQFQTPKDEDVEKWLKTCKATSKILFPNERRLCDYLFSGFSVAADAFFDKVCKELTIGLVSFADTTVTTGNLPNLLFNIVPKMSEPLVELTREFISPILFGKFSFVNDIQDVRRRLTVLNKLRKLTYPNNVQAPVTDGGLHLITKKAMDHIHTMFKGKIKQKFGQAYRFVNSSFWVVIGRMIELLESELEAKSKDFYADPALSSVFMINNLSYIEQKTHDLQFDDDWFRTNTAKVEENYNLYLRSSWNKMVDFLKVETNELAEADVVAELMKEKLNLFNLHFEETCTIQSTWTVSDKRLKERIVKSIEEILLPEYGKFCDRFRVVFGNQAYHYIKFGFLDIQNCLSHLFLLDDEMTLEDKKTV, encoded by the coding sequence ATGCAAACCTTGATCATGCTCAACCAAATTCTAAGATGGCTGAAGAGACCAAAGGTACTGAGACTTGTATGTCTTGCTTCATCTGTTGTTGGATTGCTCTGTTATGCACTCAGTTCCTCTTTCAAGTATTTACTAGGAAACTGGAGCTGGTGGAAGAtgcttatttatattgttttcagTTTCATCATTTGCCTAGCCGTCTTGTTCACACCTGCAAGGTCGAGCTCCACCTCTCTCCGGTTGGAAGCTCATTTGGCATTTTTGGTTCTAATAATCACTTCTgtttattcctttttcttcgATAACGTGGTGAAGGGTAAACCTGATGCATACAGTCTCATCTCTTGTGCTGCTTTTGCTACCATGTCGCTTGGCTTGTCAAATCTCACTCAATTTGGATTCCAGATCGATCTGCTATATTTCTTCTGCGGAGGTTTAACAGTACAGCTCATGAAGATCAAATTGTGGTTAGTCACTGTTGGAGGTGGTTTCACTTATTCCCTCCTCCAGCTTCGTCACTATCCGAGCTACACACAAGGGGAGAATCTTCAGCTCCTGAACCAAAATCATGTGATCATTCAAGTCGATGATTCAGGAAGAATTAGTAGTAGCAGTCCTGTTATCATGGAACAACAAGCTAATGCTGATGTCGGTAGTACTCTAGGCACCTCACCAGAAGATGGGGATCTTATTCAAAGCAATTCAACTTCAGAAAATGGAAGCGTTGATGATGGTCTTTTCGTCCAACAACAGTTCATCAACTGTATAAAGGAGTTTGAAAAGGAGAATCAGATGCTTGTTCCCATGGTTTGTAGTCACGTGGAGAAATACCTTAAAGCCGTGTTTGACTCCAACGACAAAGACAAGGACCAGATTCAAATGTTGGAAGTACCGGTTCCAGACGTCAACTTGGTGATGGATGCACTTCCATTTGAAATTATAAGCCGCCTTAAAGAAATCGTGAAGCTGATTGTGGAAGGAGGTTTTACGGAGGAATGCAGCGACATTTACAGCAAATGGCGAAAGGAGTTTGCAGAACAGTGTCGGCGGGCACTTGGGTTGCAATTTCAGACGCCCAAGGATGAGGACGTTGAGAAGTGGTTAAAAACGTGTAAGGCAACTTCGAAGATACTGTTTCCCAATGAAAGGAGACTCTGCGATTACCTCTTTTCAGGGTTCTCTGTCGCTGCGGATGCCTTCTTCGACAAGGTTTGCAAGGAACTGACGATTGGACTAGTGAGTTTTGCCGATACCACCGTGACAACTGGGAATTTGCCGAATCTTCTGTTCAACATTGTCCCTAAAATGTCGGAGCCATTGGTCGAGTTGACACGGGAGTTCATCTCACCGATTTTGTTTGGCAAATTCTCGTTTGTAAATGATATTCAAGACGTTCGGCGAAGATTGACTGTGCTAAACAAGTTGAGGAAACTTACTTATCCCAATAATGTGCAGGCACCTGTTACTGATGGAGGGCTTCATCTGATTACTAAGAAAGCAATGGACCACATCCATACAATGTTTAAAGGTAAGATAAAGCAAAAGTTTGGCCAAGCTTACCGCTTCGTAAATTCTTCATTTTGGGTGGTGATAGGAAGGATGATTGAGTTGTTAGAGAGCGAATTGGAAGCCAAGTCTAAAGACTTCTACGCTGACCCCGCCCTGAGCTCTGTTTTTATGATCAATAATCTCAGCTACATAGAACAAAAGACGCATGATTTGCAATTCGACGATGATTGGTTTCGAACAAACACAGCAAAGGTGGAAGAAAACTACAACCTGTATCTAAGAAGTTCGTGGAATAAGATGGTGGACTTTTTGAAGGTTGAGACGAATGAGTTGGCGGAGGCTGATGTGGTAGCGGAGTTAATGAAAGAAAAGCTCAATTTGTTCAACCTGCACTTTGAGGAGACATGCACAATTCAATCTACATGGACTGTCTCTGATAAGCGACTGAAGGAACGAATAGTAAAGTCCATAGAGGAGATTTTGTTACCAGAATATGGAAAGTTTTGTGACAGGTTTCGAGTTGTTTTTGGTAATCAAGCTTATCACTATATTAAGTTTGGATTTCTAGACATTCAAAATTGTCTCAGCCATTTGTTTCTTCTAGATGATGAGATGACTCTCGAAGACAAGAAAACTGTATGA